TGAACAAATTAAAACTGGGATTTCCAAGGGCAGGTTTCAGATAGGGACTGGTTTCCCCTCGAAATTGCAGAATGTCCATGTTGTCGTTAATCATCACGCCAACTGGGGCATAACGATTCAAAAGAATTTGGTCAGCCTGTTTATTTAAGTCAGCAATATCCCAATTCTTATAACTCATGGACTTATCAGCAGCTATTTTCGCTACAGGATAGTTGCTGGTTGCAAAGTTAAAGTTAAGGGGAGTGGATATTAATTTTTTGGTATAAATATTGTTTTTTCTGTCTACTAAAGTAAATGAGTTGGAAAATTCTCCTGCACTCTCGGCGATACCTAACATCAAAAACCCTGTGGGCTTGAGGCTGTAATGAAAAATTGGCATCACCTGCTTTTGCAAAACAGATTCAAAGTAAATCAGTACATTACGACAACTAATAAGATCCAGATTGGAAAATGGCGGTTCACTGATGAGGTTTTGTTTAGCAAAAACACAAAGTTCCCGAATCGGCTTGCTGATTTGATAACCGCTCTCTACTTGATTAAAAAAGCGTCTTAGCCGTTCTGGTGAGACATCAACTATTTGGCTGGGTTTGTAGATACCTAAGCGGGCTTTGTCAATTACTATCTCATTAATGTCTGTAGCAAAAATTTGAATAGTCGGTTTGGGAAACACATTCTCCAAAAATTCCATTAGAGAAATTGCAATTGAATAAACCTCTTCCCCCGTTGCACAGCATGATATCCAGACTCTAATTGGTTCATTAACTGACTTGCCCTTAGATATTACCGGAAATACCCGCTCTTTCAAAGCTTGATAAGCTTCTGGATCACGGAAAAAACTGGTGACACTGATTAATATTTCGTAATACAGTGCTTGCACTTCGTCTGGATGATTTTGCAGATACTGCACGTAATCTTCTAAACTTTGCAGGTTATACAGCACCATCCGTCGAGCAATTCGTCGCTTTAAAGTCGTTTGCTTATAATGCGTAAAGTCAACACCAGTGGATGTTAAAACCATTGCAAAGATTGCCGACAAAGCAGTCTCACTTTTAGAAAGTGGCTCAACTGTTTGTGAAGATATCGGGCGGGTAACGTTGGGATGACGAGCAATCTTTGCTAGTTCCTCAGCAATTTTTTGTGGTGGTAAAATGAAGTCGACATCACCAGTAGCGATCGCAGTATTCGGCATACTACTAAATTGTGCCGATGCTTCACACTGAGCAAAGGTA
Above is a genomic segment from Nostoc sp. MS1 containing:
- a CDS encoding CheR family methyltransferase, yielding MPADAFFASLAAELGSKAISVVLSGSDGDGAQGSEAIKAAGGITFAQCEASAQFSSMPNTAIATGDVDFILPPQKIAEELAKIARHPNVTRPISSQTVEPLSKSETALSAIFAMVLTSTGVDFTHYKQTTLKRRIARRMVLYNLQSLEDYVQYLQNHPDEVQALYYEILISVTSFFRDPEAYQALKERVFPVISKGKSVNEPIRVWISCCATGEEVYSIAISLMEFLENVFPKPTIQIFATDINEIVIDKARLGIYKPSQIVDVSPERLRRFFNQVESGYQISKPIRELCVFAKQNLISEPPFSNLDLISCRNVLIYFESVLQKQVMPIFHYSLKPTGFLMLGIAESAGEFSNSFTLVDRKNNIYTKKLISTPLNFNFATSNYPVAKIAADKSMSYKNWDIADLNKQADQILLNRYAPVGVMINDNMDILQFRGETSPYLKPALGNPSFNLFKMARKGLLEELRTAIHQAKRQNVSVRKEQIQMQGSEPSRKVNVEVIPFQPDSVDSCCFVVLFEDVPALLNQQLSIKPGNVEPADTEEILRLQQELAATKQELAATQEYLQLISQEYEATTQHLKVANEEILSSNVLSNV